A single window of Periplaneta americana isolate PAMFEO1 chromosome 14, P.americana_PAMFEO1_priV1, whole genome shotgun sequence DNA harbors:
- the LOC138713174 gene encoding uncharacterized protein isoform X3 produces METIISQKGRNMLIVDGYKFSLHKTLANGLQRWSCSDKRCKCYLKIDGNNDIIEKKTNHNHEKLSEKVLQRRKISNFVKRKAIEDMCTKPTKLIYRELSACDIEAIDKSDIQLIRRNIQNARTSVQPNSSNMVETCHNIRKKKPKLPDGRPTSTQTARNEEDEDKNPVVTVAHASDPSPTMSPDAAMQLQTEVSAVDSATVAGDQHPSVMDDSDVLIEYFGDPTHDHHLDEPAAQLFMDPDTKSIAETLLHLRAEKLLHEMDRLKLHREKMEAEKRNIKLRTEILALRKQLAVERQICQLSSQPSRSSESDSVAASGQDPVSGVPMHDEQVIILQKPLDSVQLTPDIKGSADMSRVTHNLHKDKPLKGGKRVTVKLLEPSGIIQQEQRVELSESSNKSVGHIIAQNCGVSFQGGDIEGLGSHIVRVKRKVTLLQGRSSEWEKTVGKCNTLSSETRNVQENPENWKNLSWYENSFQILNSGAENRNVRYSVGDGISESANENSLNAQFNRNECDTSPRSVLDTGQNICLSKRMKTEYYRYSESEPS; encoded by the exons ATGGAAACGATAATAAGTCAGAAAGGACGTAATATGCTCATTGTAGATGGATACAAATTTTCGCTTCATAAGACACTAGCAAATGGACTGCAGCGATGGAGCTGTAGTGATAAAAGGTGTAAGTGTTATCTGAAAATTGATGGTAACAATGATATTattgaaaaaaagacaaatcacaATCACGAAAAACTTAGTGAGAAAGTTCTGCAGCGTCGAAAGATAAGTAATTTTGTGAAACGGAAAGCAATTGAAGATATGTGTACAAAACCTACAAAACTGATTTACAGGGAACTTAGTGCTTGTGATATAGAAGCTATTGATAAGTCGGACATTCAACTCATCAGACGGAATATACAAAATGCTCGGACATCAGTGCAACCAAATTCGTCTAACATGGTGGAAACGTGTCATAACATTAG GAAAAAGAAGCCAAAGCTGCCAGATGGTAGGCCTACCAGTACACAAACTGCAAGAAATGAGGAAGATGAAGATAAGAATCCTGTGGTTACAGTTGCTCATGCTTCAGACCCATCACCCACCATGAGTCCTGATGCAGCGATGCAGCTTCAGACAGAAGTGAGTGCCGTAGATTCGGCCACTGTTGCTGGTGATCAACACCCTTCAGTGATGGATGATTCTGATGTCCTGATTGAGTACTTTGGTGATCCCACTCATGATCATCATTTGGATGAACCTGCTGCGCAACTGTTTATGGATCCAGACACAAA AAGTATTGCTGAGACTCTGTTGCATCTCCGGGCTGAGAAACTCCTTCATGAAATGGACAGATTGAAACTTCATCGAGAGAAGATGGAAGCAGAGAAACGTAACATCAAGTTGCGTACAGAAATCCTGGCACTACGAAAACAATTAGCTGTTGAACGTCAGATTTGTCAGCTGTCATCTCAACCATCACGATCTTCGGAATCGGATTCTGTTGCAGCATCTGGCCAAGATCCTGTTTCTGGAGTACCCATGCATGACGAACAGGTAATTATTCTTCAGAAACCACTTGACTCTGTTCAGCTTACTCCGGATATTAAGGGAAGTGCAGATATGTCGAGAGTTACTCATAACTTACATAAGGATAAACCATTGAAAGGTGGGAAGAGAGTAACGGTTAAGCTTTTAGAGCCATCCGGGATAATACAACAAGAACAACGTGTTGAACTGTCGGAAAGTAGTAATAAAAGTGTAGGCCACATAATAGCTCAGAATTGCGGAGTTTCGTTCCAAGGTGGTGATATAGAAGGATTAGGTAGCCACATTGTTCGCGTAAAGAGAAAGGTGACATTGTTACAGGGAAGAAGTAGTGAGTGGGAGAAAACAGTCGGAAAGTGCAATACACTATCGTCTGAAACAAGGAATGTTCAAGAAAACCCAGAAAATTGGAAAAATCTGTCTTGGTATGAGAACAGTTTTCAAATATTGAACTCAGGTGCAGAAAACAGAAATGTTAGATATTCTGTAGGAGATGGTATAAGTGAAAGTGCAAATGAAAACTCGTTGAATGCACAGTTTAATCGAAATGAGTGTGATACCAGCCCAAGAAGTGTGTTGGATACAGGCCAGAATATTTGTCTGTCCAAAAGAATGAAAACAGAATATTACAGGTATTCAGAGAGTGAACCAagttga